tgtatgCTTTCAAAAGAATGGGTAAGCATCGCTCATGTCAATTTTGAATCAATAATTTAAGCTGCTACACGCAGAATTCTCTTGGTGGCGGCCTTTTGGGTATATGACCCATTGCAAATGTCTGTGCACTAAATGAATTTCGTTCAGATTCCACAAGTTCATTCAGATTAGTATAAACATCAGTTTGTACAGCTGACACGTTTCCTACTTGGGCACTTTGCTGTGTAAAACCAGCAGGCTGTTGAACTGACTTATCAAATGACATCTGTTGCGAGTTGTTCGCAAAAAAGTTGCTCTTATTCAAGTTTCCCGTTTCAACATGGAACACATTGTTTGTAACTGCACCTGTGCCACCATACATGGGTGTTGGCGCTGGTGTCTGTCTATTTCCAAATACGTTAGCTGTAGGAATGCCTTGTGCTGTCACGTTAAATACACTTCTTTGTTGAACAATGTCTCCAGATCCGCCAAAAAGATTTGGTGTGTTGTTATTGTTAACGCCGCCAACTGCAACCGCCCCACCACCAAATAGACTAGGTGTTGCTCGCCTCTCCCCACTATTTGATATGTTGAAAGAGAAGTTTGCAGGTGGTGCAGCAGGCAACGGCGCGAAGTTTGTTGCTGTAATTTCACCCTTGAAAAGCTTTTCAACGACTGCATACGTTTCAGCAGTAGGATGAAGAATATTATTTTTCTTCACCTTGTATGACTCATGGAGTTGTTGGATGCGTCTTTTACACTCGTCAACAGACCCTGACTTCACAGCCTCGTACATCTGCCATCGC
The genomic region above belongs to Schistocerca serialis cubense isolate TAMUIC-IGC-003099 chromosome 6, iqSchSeri2.2, whole genome shotgun sequence and contains:
- the LOC126483836 gene encoding nucleoporin NUP42-like — its product is MVVCRYFLQGICKFGSNCRYEHSYREYENEGSPTSSYRRTYGGQYNESANRYNTAPQNPALSNIRDLMQVVINELNLSERGGQWPLSCFAPFKEKPCYPGLDDYSPEEVRWQMYEAVKSGSVDECKRRIQQLHESYKVKKNNILHPTAETYAVVEKLFKGEITATNFAPLPAAPPANFSFNISNSGERRATPSLFGGGAVAVGGVNNNNTPNLFGGSGDIVQQRSVFNVTAQGIPTANVFGNRQTPAPTPMYGGTGAVTNNVFHVETGNLNKSNFFANNSQQMSFDKSVQQPAGFTQQSAQVGNVSAVQTDVYTNLNELVESERNSFSAQTFAMGHIPKRPPPREFCV